From the genome of Deltaproteobacteria bacterium, one region includes:
- a CDS encoding glycosyltransferase family 39 protein has translation MLAPFMVAEDDVPVPPTPRWFRWASLVVLLLATIVRLGYLADLRATPWWGHLVVDPEYYDAWARKIAAGDWLGTRAFYMDPLYPYVLAALYGVAGRDLLLARLLNVACSVGACAATMLLGRRVGGPLVGILAGLGLAFYEPDVFHTGEIDKTSLSMLLVAGFLWLFAARGVGGARTLAAGLALGLAVLTRANLLVFLPLGALVLARAGTSRSDGIGKAMLFAAGFALALAPVTWRNHRVAGEWTLATTQGGQNFYTGNNPANPYGAYGVVPFVRANPHFEEEDFRHEAETRAGRSLTPREVSAFWYRAALAHAADDPTFALRAVARKAVLFWNDFEISDSQDQYLLERDSAVLRSPLLGFGAILPLAVLGAIAGLGRRGRGRPAADRSAVALLAGFVLVYAASVVAFFIFARYRIQVVPALLPLAALGTVEIAACVAWREWRRFGLAVAVLGAGAALAFQHVGIFARDHPVAVELRLRHLADGYLGVGDAERAIAALVEAVPHCPHGCPWALKDLYEAYAETGRAAQGEAYFARFVREHPEQRDAPQYLADLRVRAAASK, from the coding sequence ATGCTCGCGCCGTTCATGGTCGCGGAGGACGACGTTCCGGTCCCGCCGACCCCGCGCTGGTTCCGGTGGGCGTCGCTCGTGGTCCTGCTGCTCGCGACCATCGTTCGCCTCGGCTACCTCGCGGACCTCCGGGCGACGCCCTGGTGGGGGCATCTGGTCGTCGATCCCGAGTACTACGACGCGTGGGCCCGAAAGATCGCCGCCGGCGACTGGCTCGGCACGCGCGCCTTCTACATGGACCCGCTCTATCCGTACGTGCTCGCGGCTCTCTACGGGGTCGCGGGGCGCGACCTCCTGCTCGCGCGGCTGCTGAACGTGGCGTGTAGTGTCGGCGCGTGCGCCGCGACGATGCTTCTCGGACGCCGGGTCGGCGGCCCCCTGGTCGGCATCCTCGCCGGACTCGGGCTCGCGTTCTACGAGCCCGACGTCTTCCACACCGGCGAGATCGACAAGACGTCGCTTTCGATGCTGCTGGTGGCGGGATTCCTCTGGCTCTTCGCCGCGCGCGGGGTGGGCGGGGCGCGGACGCTCGCCGCCGGGCTCGCCCTCGGCCTCGCCGTCCTGACGCGCGCCAACCTGCTCGTCTTCCTGCCGCTCGGCGCGCTCGTTCTGGCGCGCGCCGGAACATCGCGGTCGGACGGGATCGGGAAGGCGATGCTCTTCGCCGCCGGCTTCGCGCTCGCGCTCGCGCCCGTCACCTGGCGAAACCATCGCGTCGCGGGCGAGTGGACCCTCGCCACCACGCAGGGTGGTCAGAACTTCTACACCGGAAACAATCCGGCCAATCCCTACGGCGCCTACGGCGTGGTGCCGTTCGTACGCGCCAACCCGCATTTCGAGGAGGAGGACTTCCGTCACGAGGCGGAGACGCGTGCGGGGCGCTCGCTCACCCCACGCGAGGTGTCGGCGTTCTGGTACCGCGCCGCGCTCGCGCACGCGGCGGACGATCCGACGTTCGCGCTCCGGGCCGTGGCGCGGAAGGCCGTGCTCTTCTGGAACGACTTCGAGATTTCCGACAGTCAGGACCAATATCTGCTCGAGCGTGACTCGGCGGTGCTGCGCTCGCCGCTTCTCGGCTTCGGTGCGATCCTGCCGCTCGCCGTGCTCGGTGCGATCGCCGGGCTCGGTCGTCGTGGCCGGGGACGGCCGGCCGCCGACCGATCCGCGGTCGCTCTGCTCGCGGGCTTCGTGCTCGTGTACGCGGCGAGCGTGGTCGCCTTCTTCATCTTCGCGCGCTATCGCATCCAGGTGGTGCCGGCGCTCTTGCCGCTCGCCGCGCTCGGGACCGTCGAGATCGCGGCGTGCGTGGCGTGGCGCGAGTGGCGGCGCTTCGGGCTGGCCGTTGCCGTTCTCGGGGCGGGGGCGGCCCTCGCGTTCCAGCACGTCGGGATCTTCGCGCGCGACCACCCGGTGGCGGTGGAGTTGCGGCTCCGCCATCTGGCCGACGGCTACCTCGGCGTCGGCGACGCCGAACGCGCGATCGCGGCGCTCGTCGAGGCGGTGCCGCATTGCCCGCATGGCTGTCCGTGGGCGCTCAAGGATCTCTACGAGGCCTACGCCGAGACGGGCCGCGCCGCGCAGGGCGAGGCATACTTCGCGCGTTTCGTGCGCGAGCATCCCGAGCAACGCGATGCGCCGCAGTATCTCGCCGACCTGCGTGTCCGCGCCGCCGCATCGAAGTGA
- a CDS encoding crotonase/enoyl-CoA hydratase family protein, translating into MSDDVVLLAKAGPIATITLNRPEKANTLRAEVTDGLDRALADANRDDTVKVIVLQGAGDNFCGGFDFSGGLEHYAAIAEGGYDPGKDVHYVINRYTSYLTSFMGLWRGLKPTIAKVHGYCVGGGSELALCADLVVASDDARIGTPYSRVWGCHLTGMWVHRLGLAKAKYYALTGEWISGKEAAAIELINFSYPLEELDARVGALAEKLARLPLTQLVSMKLIVNQAYDNMGLQSTQTLGPILDGIMRNTPEGREFVRVAKAEGVREAVTRRDGPFGDYSQGKPEAQPRKRGRTGKGRKP; encoded by the coding sequence ATGTCCGACGACGTCGTTCTGCTCGCCAAGGCCGGCCCCATCGCGACCATCACGCTCAACCGACCCGAGAAGGCGAATACGCTGAGAGCCGAGGTCACCGACGGCCTCGACCGCGCCCTCGCCGACGCCAATCGCGACGACACGGTCAAGGTGATCGTCCTCCAGGGCGCCGGCGACAACTTCTGCGGCGGCTTCGACTTCTCGGGCGGCCTCGAGCACTACGCCGCCATCGCGGAGGGCGGCTACGACCCCGGCAAGGACGTCCACTACGTCATCAATAGGTATACGAGCTACCTCACGAGCTTCATGGGCCTCTGGCGCGGCCTGAAGCCCACGATCGCCAAGGTGCACGGTTACTGCGTCGGCGGCGGCTCGGAGCTCGCGCTCTGCGCCGATCTCGTCGTCGCCTCCGACGACGCCCGCATCGGCACCCCGTACTCGCGCGTCTGGGGCTGCCACCTGACCGGCATGTGGGTGCACCGGCTCGGGCTCGCCAAAGCCAAGTACTACGCGCTCACCGGCGAATGGATCAGCGGCAAGGAGGCCGCCGCCATCGAGCTCATCAATTTCTCGTATCCTCTGGAAGAGCTCGACGCGCGCGTCGGGGCGCTCGCCGAGAAGCTCGCGCGGCTCCCCCTCACGCAGCTCGTCTCCATGAAGCTCATCGTCAATCAGGCGTACGACAACATGGGACTCCAGAGCACCCAGACGCTCGGTCCGATCCTCGACGGGATCATGCGGAACACGCCCGAGGGGCGGGAGTTCGTGCGGGTCGCGAAGGCGGAGGGCGTACGGGAGGCGGTGACGCGACGGGACGGCCCGTTCGGGGACTACTCGCAAGGGAAGCCGGAAGCGCAGCCACGGAAGCGAGGTCGGACGGGGAAGGGACGGAAGCCGTAG
- a CDS encoding glycosyltransferase family 39 protein, whose amino-acid sequence MLSQPPAVERGLVLALLAFLALNALVVARADTPTVDEFVYLPAGHYHLVTGDLTFDPTNPPLLKMVMALPLLAMDVRAERDPRWRDDRTGWGPWVYGTRFMEVNRARYFDAFFAGRLTTIVLALATGALLWWWARRATTPAAALGALFLWCTQPTVIAHGALATLDMGVTALVLAAFAALARFAESEERPWAAVAGGLFGLGIAAKGVTLIFAPLVPLLLALGWRGRGRERVLELADGLVVFVVAAWVTLLAVYRFSGFPLPAPVIEGIRFQAKASSTGEFPAFLNGQWSQTGWWYYFLEAFALKTPLATIALVLAGLVVVARRRVRADLWFVLPPLLLFYVLSFHFGKNYGVRYLLPALPFLFVLGGRGADALLGSRRARAALAALAVWQVGACVVNAPHHLAYFNELAGGVDHHRRLLLDSNLDWGQDLGRLKTWLDGQGTNRVALAYFGHVDPGLYGLEWTPPPPAPTPGRYVVSANYLAGYAYAITYARDRMIGVRRGQWSWLDRLPPTARIGRSLLAFDVGDDDVRRLAAEPAR is encoded by the coding sequence GTGCTTTCGCAGCCCCCCGCCGTCGAGCGCGGTCTCGTCCTCGCGTTGCTCGCCTTCCTCGCGCTGAACGCGCTCGTGGTGGCGCGCGCCGACACGCCGACCGTCGACGAGTTCGTGTATCTGCCGGCGGGGCACTATCACCTCGTGACCGGCGACCTGACCTTCGACCCGACCAATCCGCCGCTCCTGAAGATGGTGATGGCGCTGCCGCTGCTCGCGATGGACGTCCGGGCGGAGCGCGATCCGCGCTGGCGCGACGATCGCACCGGGTGGGGGCCGTGGGTGTACGGAACGCGCTTCATGGAAGTGAATCGCGCCCGCTATTTCGACGCCTTCTTCGCGGGGCGCCTCACGACGATCGTGCTCGCGCTCGCGACCGGCGCGCTTCTCTGGTGGTGGGCGCGGCGCGCGACGACGCCCGCCGCGGCGCTGGGCGCGCTCTTTCTCTGGTGCACCCAGCCGACGGTGATCGCGCACGGCGCACTCGCGACGCTCGACATGGGCGTCACGGCCCTCGTCTTGGCGGCGTTCGCGGCGCTCGCGCGCTTCGCCGAGAGCGAAGAGCGGCCGTGGGCGGCGGTGGCCGGCGGGCTCTTCGGGCTCGGCATCGCGGCGAAGGGCGTGACGCTGATCTTCGCGCCGCTCGTGCCGCTCCTCCTGGCGCTCGGCTGGCGCGGCCGGGGCCGCGAGCGCGTGCTCGAGCTCGCCGACGGGCTCGTCGTGTTCGTGGTCGCGGCGTGGGTGACGCTGCTCGCGGTCTACCGGTTCTCCGGCTTCCCGTTGCCGGCCCCCGTGATCGAGGGCATCCGCTTCCAGGCGAAGGCCAGCAGCACGGGGGAGTTTCCCGCCTTCCTGAACGGCCAGTGGTCGCAGACGGGCTGGTGGTACTACTTCCTGGAAGCCTTCGCGCTGAAGACACCGCTCGCGACGATCGCGCTCGTGCTCGCGGGGCTCGTCGTGGTTGCGCGCCGCCGCGTGCGCGCCGACCTCTGGTTCGTCCTGCCGCCGCTGCTGCTCTTCTACGTGCTGTCCTTCCACTTCGGGAAGAACTACGGCGTCCGCTACCTGCTCCCGGCGCTGCCGTTCCTCTTCGTTCTGGGGGGGCGGGGCGCCGACGCGCTGCTCGGGAGCCGCCGCGCGAGGGCCGCGCTCGCGGCCCTCGCGGTCTGGCAGGTCGGGGCGTGCGTCGTGAACGCCCCGCACCACCTCGCGTACTTCAACGAGCTCGCGGGCGGCGTCGACCACCACCGCCGGCTCCTCCTCGACTCGAACCTCGACTGGGGCCAGGACCTCGGGCGCCTGAAGACGTGGCTCGACGGGCAGGGGACGAACCGCGTCGCGCTCGCGTACTTCGGCCACGTCGACCCCGGCCTCTACGGGCTGGAGTGGACGCCGCCGCCGCCGGCGCCGACGCCGGGCAGGTACGTCGTGAGCGCCAACTATCTCGCGGGCTATGCCTACGCGATCACCTACGCCCGCGACCGCATGATCGGGGTCCGGCGCGGCCAGTGGTCGTGGCTCGATCGCCTCCCGCCGACGGCGCGGATCGGCCGCTCGCTGCTCGCCTTCGACGTCGGCGACGACGACGTGCGCCGCCTGGCGGCGGAGCCGGCGCGGTGA
- a CDS encoding metallophosphoesterase — MNLTRTLIVSVLLAAVAAPGAAQTLTRGPLIQNPAALTTTMTIVWWTDVTGDSTVEYGTTPALGTSVNVGQAASCEIGAAGTCHAVPLTGLLPNTRYYYRLLTNGTQVLATTYFRTFKTPSDTSELYFTVIGDWGQGTSAQGQIGDNLNADDPPLLITVGDNAYTNGTQADWDNNVFIPQFKNGILRRAVFVPTLGNHDLNNVGASNWANSVEIKMHALPRNAPAGEEERYFSFDDGNAHFVVLDSNPPGVNATQTAWLANDLAATTRKWKFVFLHHTPYSCATGFASIGSDHNVRDTWGPIFEQYGVDIVFLGHDHSYERSQAVDDYAVSGGSGPDGKSTYYVMTGGGGAALDGACSVDGGGPYGVGLTHAKEYCPWLATDCANGVNGQYCSFSRYQHAEVRIANDSVLTLKAVDNNDVAFDTFVIDKTSICGNGVVESGEQCDQGAANGTSTSCCGSSCQFVSIGTICRTAAGPCDVAETCGGASGACPANGFAESSTVCRASTGGCDPAELCSGSSATCPSNTIAGAGTVCRASAGACDPEEACDGSSSACPADAKSTALCRNASDLCDAVESCDGVADTCPTDALAPNGTPCRIAADGCDVSELCTGASAACPPDGFASASVVCRPAATICDFAETCTGVGPGCPEDHFAANTVTCRPATGVCDAIERCPGTSATCPADAFAPASTACRPASGVCDAVENCTGSSGECPPDAVAPASMVCRPASGVCDVAELCDGITKTCPANGFAASATVCRPASGVCDVAESCTGGSAACPSDAFAAPAVECRAAAGVCDAAETCGGTSASCPADGYLSPAVECRPTADSCDVPEWCTGASTDCPADTGQPDGDDDGVCNMEDLCPEQSDPAQTDTDGDGLGDACDPCTNGSVVRVVKPKLTMQNMAPPLGDERFKFSGTMTVPSDAIDPSEDGLRIIITDTGGQTIVDATVPAGPWNDAMMSGWRTNAPKTAFVYKNRGGTILSLAGIDKVVVKRSRKVPGQVKFNVSAVGGSYPLPSGLPIKGTVILDPPYAASNQCGDAVFPGPASPACAYTAPAGTIKCK; from the coding sequence GTGAATCTGACCCGAACGCTGATCGTGTCCGTGCTGCTGGCCGCCGTGGCGGCGCCCGGCGCGGCGCAGACCCTGACCCGCGGGCCGCTCATCCAGAATCCCGCCGCGCTCACCACGACCATGACGATCGTCTGGTGGACCGACGTCACCGGCGACAGCACGGTCGAGTACGGCACGACGCCCGCGCTCGGCACGTCGGTCAACGTGGGACAGGCCGCGAGCTGCGAGATCGGCGCCGCCGGCACCTGTCACGCCGTGCCGCTCACCGGCCTGCTCCCGAACACGCGCTACTACTATCGCCTTCTGACCAATGGCACCCAGGTCCTCGCGACCACCTACTTCCGGACCTTCAAGACGCCGAGCGACACGAGCGAGCTCTATTTCACGGTGATCGGCGACTGGGGGCAGGGCACGAGCGCGCAGGGCCAGATCGGCGACAACCTGAACGCCGACGATCCACCGCTGCTCATCACGGTGGGCGACAACGCCTATACCAACGGCACGCAAGCCGACTGGGACAACAACGTCTTCATCCCGCAATTCAAGAACGGCATCCTGCGCCGCGCGGTCTTCGTGCCGACGCTCGGCAACCACGACCTGAACAACGTCGGAGCCTCGAACTGGGCGAATTCCGTCGAGATCAAGATGCACGCCCTGCCGCGAAACGCGCCCGCGGGCGAGGAGGAGCGCTATTTCTCCTTCGACGACGGGAACGCCCACTTCGTCGTGCTCGACTCGAACCCGCCGGGCGTGAACGCGACCCAGACCGCGTGGCTGGCGAACGACCTCGCCGCCACCACCAGGAAATGGAAGTTCGTCTTCCTGCACCACACGCCGTACTCGTGCGCGACCGGCTTCGCGTCGATCGGCAGCGATCACAACGTCCGCGACACGTGGGGTCCGATCTTCGAGCAGTACGGCGTCGACATCGTGTTCCTCGGCCACGACCACAGCTACGAGCGCTCACAGGCGGTGGACGACTACGCCGTCAGCGGCGGCAGCGGCCCGGACGGGAAGAGCACGTACTACGTCATGACGGGCGGCGGCGGCGCGGCGCTCGACGGCGCGTGCTCGGTCGACGGCGGCGGCCCGTACGGCGTCGGCCTCACGCACGCCAAGGAATACTGCCCGTGGCTCGCCACCGACTGCGCGAACGGCGTCAACGGTCAGTACTGCAGCTTCTCGCGCTATCAGCACGCCGAGGTGCGGATCGCGAACGACTCGGTGCTGACGCTGAAGGCGGTCGACAACAACGACGTGGCCTTCGACACCTTCGTCATCGACAAGACGAGCATCTGCGGGAACGGCGTGGTCGAGTCGGGAGAGCAGTGCGACCAGGGCGCGGCAAACGGCACGTCGACCTCGTGCTGCGGATCGTCCTGCCAGTTCGTGTCGATCGGCACGATCTGCCGCACGGCGGCCGGCCCGTGCGACGTCGCCGAGACGTGCGGCGGCGCGTCCGGGGCATGCCCCGCGAACGGCTTCGCGGAGTCGTCGACCGTCTGCCGAGCCTCGACGGGCGGCTGCGACCCGGCCGAGCTCTGCAGCGGGTCGAGCGCGACGTGCCCGTCGAACACGATCGCCGGCGCCGGCACCGTCTGCCGCGCGTCCGCTGGTGCGTGCGACCCGGAGGAAGCCTGCGACGGCTCGTCGAGCGCGTGCCCGGCGGACGCCAAGTCGACGGCGCTCTGCCGGAACGCGAGCGATCTCTGCGACGCGGTCGAGAGCTGCGACGGCGTCGCCGACACGTGTCCGACCGACGCCCTCGCGCCGAACGGCACGCCGTGCCGGATAGCCGCCGACGGCTGCGACGTGAGCGAGCTCTGCACCGGAGCGAGCGCGGCGTGTCCGCCCGACGGCTTCGCGTCGGCGAGCGTCGTCTGCCGTCCCGCGGCGACCATCTGCGACTTCGCCGAGACGTGTACCGGCGTCGGTCCCGGTTGTCCCGAGGACCACTTCGCCGCCAACACCGTCACGTGCCGTCCGGCGACGGGCGTCTGCGACGCGATCGAGCGGTGCCCTGGCACGAGCGCGACGTGTCCCGCCGACGCATTCGCGCCGGCGTCGACGGCCTGCCGCCCGGCGAGCGGCGTCTGCGACGCCGTCGAGAATTGCACGGGCTCGTCGGGCGAGTGTCCACCGGACGCAGTCGCGCCGGCGTCGATGGTCTGCCGCCCGGCGAGCGGCGTCTGCGACGTCGCCGAGCTGTGCGACGGCATCACCAAGACCTGTCCGGCGAACGGCTTCGCGGCGAGCGCCACGGTCTGCCGTCCGGCGAGCGGCGTCTGCGACGTCGCCGAGAGCTGCACGGGAGGCTCGGCCGCGTGTCCGAGTGACGCCTTCGCCGCCCCTGCCGTCGAGTGTCGCGCCGCGGCAGGCGTCTGCGACGCCGCGGAGACGTGCGGCGGGACGTCGGCGAGCTGTCCCGCCGACGGCTACCTCTCGCCCGCCGTCGAGTGCCGTCCGACCGCCGACTCGTGCGACGTGCCCGAGTGGTGCACGGGCGCGAGCACGGACTGTCCGGCCGACACCGGCCAGCCGGACGGCGACGATGACGGTGTCTGCAACATGGAGGACCTCTGCCCGGAGCAGTCGGATCCCGCGCAGACGGACACCGATGGCGACGGCCTCGGCGACGCCTGTGACCCCTGCACCAACGGCAGCGTCGTCCGGGTCGTGAAGCCGAAGCTCACCATGCAGAACATGGCGCCGCCGCTCGGCGACGAGCGCTTCAAGTTCTCGGGCACGATGACGGTGCCGTCGGATGCGATCGATCCGTCCGAGGACGGCCTGCGCATCATCATCACCGACACCGGCGGCCAGACCATCGTCGATGCGACCGTGCCCGCGGGGCCGTGGAACGACGCGATGATGTCGGGCTGGAGGACCAACGCGCCGAAGACCGCGTTCGTCTACAAGAACCGAGGCGGTACGATCCTCTCGCTCGCCGGCATCGACAAGGTGGTCGTGAAGCGGAGCCGCAAGGTGCCCGGGCAGGTGAAGTTCAACGTGTCGGCGGTCGGCGGGAGCTATCCGCTGCCGAGTGGCCTCCCGATCAAGGGCACGGTGATTCTCGACCCGCCGTACGCCGCTTCCAACCAATGCGGCGACGCCGTCTTCCCGGGCCCGGCGAGCCCGGCGTGCGCGTACACGGCTCCGGCCGGCACGATCAAGTGCAAGTGA
- a CDS encoding tetratricopeptide repeat protein translates to MLLTIVAYGPAFRAGFIWDDDDYVTDNAALDDLTGLVRIWLEPGATPQYYPLTFTTFWIEHRLFGDAPTGYHVTNVALHALNAVLAWRVLAALGLPGAWLAAAVFAVHPVHVESVAWITERKNVLSGAGYLAALLAALALADAPSASDADAAARRRRRTFVVVAFVAALLAKTVTCTLPVILLLLLWWRRGRIEGSHLRAVVPLLALGLALALVTVWMERTHVGARGAAWDLSLAERVLIAGRALGFYAATLAWPHPLAFVYPRWAIDATALRQWLLPLAAVAVAGGAWAARARIGRGPAAALASFAVTLAPALGFVDVYPMRYTFVADHYQYLASLFLIAPVAALAATHAARLGAASALAAVPLLALLAGLTWRRAETFHDPETLWRDVMAKNPRAAIAPINLGMWLHQEGRSEEAAAMLASALRLEPDDAEIEGDLGIVLAALGRGAEARAHLERAVALAPESPSARNNLANALARDGRLDEAVAHYRRAVALDPGYADAQNNLANVRAQQGALDEAVRHYEAALAADPRYATAHANLAAVLTRLGRNDEAIAHYRDALRLDPEQADWARGLGAQLAARGAWDDAIERLATAARLRPAHVRTQHELAAALAGAGRVDEAIGVYARALELEPDSADLHNDLGIAFARRGDLDAAIAEFRRARSLAPDHAEARSNLAAAERARGDASRPAATP, encoded by the coding sequence GTGCTGTTGACCATCGTCGCCTACGGTCCGGCGTTCCGCGCCGGCTTCATCTGGGACGACGACGACTACGTGACCGACAACGCGGCGCTGGACGACCTCACCGGCCTCGTCCGCATCTGGCTGGAGCCCGGCGCGACGCCGCAGTACTACCCGCTCACCTTCACGACCTTCTGGATCGAGCATCGGCTCTTCGGCGACGCGCCGACGGGCTACCACGTCACCAACGTCGCGCTGCACGCGTTGAACGCCGTGCTCGCGTGGCGCGTGCTCGCCGCGCTCGGCCTCCCGGGCGCCTGGCTCGCGGCGGCCGTCTTCGCAGTCCATCCCGTCCACGTGGAATCGGTCGCGTGGATCACCGAGCGGAAGAACGTCCTCTCCGGTGCCGGCTATCTCGCGGCGCTCCTCGCCGCGCTCGCCCTCGCCGACGCGCCGTCCGCGTCCGATGCCGACGCGGCCGCGCGGCGGCGCCGCCGCACGTTCGTCGTCGTCGCCTTCGTCGCCGCCCTCCTCGCGAAGACGGTGACGTGCACGCTGCCGGTGATCCTCCTCCTGCTGCTCTGGTGGCGGCGCGGCCGGATCGAGGGGAGCCACCTCCGAGCCGTGGTGCCCCTCCTCGCGCTCGGCCTCGCGCTTGCGCTCGTCACCGTCTGGATGGAGCGGACGCACGTCGGCGCGCGCGGCGCCGCCTGGGACCTCTCGCTCGCGGAGCGGGTGCTCATCGCCGGCCGCGCGCTCGGGTTCTACGCGGCGACGCTCGCCTGGCCGCACCCGCTCGCGTTCGTCTACCCGCGGTGGGCGATCGACGCGACGGCGCTCCGGCAGTGGCTCCTCCCGCTCGCGGCGGTCGCCGTCGCCGGTGGCGCCTGGGCCGCCCGCGCTCGGATCGGACGCGGGCCGGCGGCCGCGCTCGCCAGCTTCGCCGTGACGCTCGCCCCCGCCCTCGGCTTCGTCGACGTGTACCCGATGCGGTACACCTTCGTCGCCGACCATTATCAGTATCTCGCGAGCCTCTTCCTGATCGCCCCCGTCGCGGCGCTCGCGGCGACGCATGCCGCGCGCCTCGGCGCGGCGTCCGCGCTCGCGGCCGTCCCGCTGCTCGCGCTCCTCGCCGGCCTGACGTGGCGCCGCGCGGAGACGTTCCACGACCCCGAGACGCTCTGGCGGGACGTCATGGCGAAGAACCCGCGCGCCGCGATCGCGCCGATCAACCTCGGCATGTGGCTCCACCAAGAGGGGCGCTCGGAGGAGGCGGCGGCGATGCTCGCGTCGGCGCTCCGCCTCGAGCCCGACGACGCCGAGATCGAGGGCGACCTCGGCATCGTGCTCGCCGCGCTCGGGCGCGGCGCGGAAGCCCGCGCCCACCTCGAGCGCGCCGTCGCGCTCGCGCCGGAATCACCGTCCGCCCGGAACAATCTCGCCAACGCGCTTGCGCGCGACGGCCGCCTCGACGAAGCGGTCGCGCACTATCGGCGCGCCGTCGCGCTCGACCCGGGCTACGCCGACGCCCAGAACAACCTGGCGAACGTCCGCGCGCAGCAGGGCGCCCTCGACGAAGCGGTCCGCCACTACGAGGCCGCGCTCGCCGCCGACCCGCGCTACGCGACGGCGCACGCGAACCTCGCCGCCGTCCTCACGCGGCTCGGGCGGAACGACGAGGCGATCGCGCACTATCGCGACGCGCTCCGTCTCGACCCCGAACAGGCGGATTGGGCGCGCGGGCTCGGCGCGCAGCTCGCCGCGCGCGGCGCGTGGGACGACGCGATCGAGCGCCTCGCGACCGCCGCGCGCCTGCGGCCGGCGCACGTCCGGACGCAGCACGAGCTCGCGGCCGCGCTCGCGGGCGCCGGCCGCGTCGACGAGGCGATCGGCGTCTACGCGCGCGCGCTCGAGCTCGAGCCCGATTCCGCCGACCTCCACAACGACCTCGGCATCGCGTTCGCCC
- a CDS encoding tetratricopeptide repeat protein codes for MTDARPRASWPPAAAVVLVVAASFAPTLANDFVNWDDDLNLTDNPYYRGLSWAHAWWMLTTTRGGHWQPLTWLSFALDHALWGMDPRGYHLGNLLLHAVNAVLVWLLLRRLLAKVAIASERILPWPAAIGALWFAVHPLRVESVAWATERRDVLSACFWLAALLLYLRSAQPPPGRRRAGRAGALVALALSLAAKAWAITFPAVLLILDWYPLRRRALREKIPFALLAAVAAAAAFAAQRSVPEMRSLAEYPLAARVAQAAYGLCFYVAQSLWPFGLQPAHLLPARLDPMAPRFVLALLAVAAMTVLALRQRRRRPWLLATWAVYVVIVAPVLGLAQTGPQLVADRYSYLACLPWTALATAGLARTWGRARPVVAASLASVLLLSALTFRQTRVWHDSTTLWNHVLALDPCNWIAYTNRGFARADHDAAIADYDAAIRCNPRWPLAYFDRGSARHARGDFAAAERDYATVIALRPNEPDAYNNRGWARQALGDLAGAAADYERALALAPPDWPARAMVAGNLAAARARLAADPR; via the coding sequence GTGACCGACGCACGCCCCCGCGCTTCCTGGCCGCCGGCGGCGGCCGTCGTGCTCGTCGTGGCGGCGAGCTTCGCGCCGACGCTCGCGAACGACTTCGTCAACTGGGACGACGACCTCAACCTCACCGACAACCCGTATTACCGCGGCCTCTCGTGGGCGCACGCATGGTGGATGCTGACGACGACCCGTGGCGGGCACTGGCAGCCGCTCACGTGGCTCTCGTTCGCGCTCGACCACGCCCTCTGGGGAATGGACCCGCGCGGCTACCACCTCGGAAACCTCCTGCTGCACGCCGTGAACGCCGTACTCGTCTGGCTGCTGCTGCGCCGGCTGCTCGCGAAGGTCGCGATCGCTTCGGAGCGGATCCTTCCGTGGCCGGCGGCGATCGGCGCGCTCTGGTTCGCGGTCCACCCGTTGCGGGTCGAGTCGGTCGCGTGGGCGACCGAGCGCCGCGACGTGCTCTCCGCCTGCTTCTGGCTCGCGGCGCTCCTCCTCTACCTCCGGAGCGCGCAGCCGCCTCCGGGACGTCGCCGCGCCGGACGGGCGGGCGCACTCGTCGCGCTCGCGCTCTCGCTCGCGGCCAAGGCCTGGGCCATCACCTTTCCCGCCGTCCTGTTGATCCTCGACTGGTATCCGCTCCGCCGCCGGGCGCTCCGCGAGAAGATCCCGTTCGCGCTGCTCGCGGCGGTCGCGGCGGCCGCCGCCTTCGCGGCACAGCGAAGCGTCCCGGAGATGCGTTCCCTCGCCGAGTACCCGCTCGCGGCGCGGGTCGCGCAAGCCGCCTACGGCCTCTGCTTCTACGTCGCGCAGAGCCTCTGGCCGTTCGGGCTCCAGCCGGCCCACCTTCTCCCTGCCCGGCTCGATCCGATGGCGCCGCGCTTCGTCCTCGCCCTCCTGGCCGTCGCCGCGATGACCGTGCTCGCCCTCCGCCAGCGGCGACGCCGGCCCTGGCTCCTCGCGACCTGGGCCGTCTACGTCGTGATCGTCGCGCCGGTCCTCGGCCTCGCGCAGACGGGACCGCAGCTCGTCGCCGACCGCTACAGCTACCTCGCGTGCCTTCCCTGGACCGCCCTCGCGACCGCGGGCCTCGCGCGCACCTGGGGTCGCGCCCGGCCGGTCGTCGCCGCGAGCCTCGCGTCCGTCCTCCTCCTGAGCGCGCTCACCTTCCGCCAGACCCGCGTCTGGCATGACTCGACCACGCTCTGGAACCACGTCCTCGCGCTCGATCCCTGCAACTGGATCGCCTACACGAATCGCGGCTTCGCTCGCGCGGATCACGACGCCGCCATCGCCGACTACGACGCGGCGATCCGCTGCAACCCGCGCTGGCCGCTCGCCTACTTCGATCGCGGGAGCGCCAGGCACGCGCGCGGTGATTTCGCCGCCGCCGAGCGCGACTATGCGACGGTCATCGCGCTCCGCCCGAACGAACCGGACGCCTACAACAACCGCGGTTGGGCCCGGCAGGCCCTCGGCGACCTCGCCGGCGCCGCCGCGGACTACGAACGGGCGCTCGCGCTGGCACCGCCGGATTGGCCGGCACGCGCCATGGTGGCGGGCAATCTCGCCGCCGCGCGAGCGCGGCTCGCCGCCGACCCGCGGTGA